The following DNA comes from Cellulomonas soli.
ATCCCCGTGCTCATGCCCAACGGACCGCCCAAGGTCTGCAGCCGCCGCACGCTGAACGGGTCACCCGTCGGCAGCCGCACGTCGCCCGCCGCCAGCCGGTCGGCCAACCGGCCGAGCACCGCAGGGTCGTCCGGGTAGAGCCGGGCCAGCTCGCGGTTACGGGCCGCCTGCCGCGGGTACGTCGCCCGGTACACGTCGGGCGCCGAGGCGGTGACCCCCGGCAACCCGCCGGTGACGTAGCAGGCGGTCAGTGCCTCGGGGTGCCGGGACAGGTACGTGAGCGTGAGGAACCCGCCGTACGACTGGCCGAGCGTCGCCCACCGACGCCCGCCGAACACCTGTGCGCGCACCGCCTCGGCATCCTCGACGATCGCGTCCGCCCGGAAGCACGCCAGGAAGTCGGCCGCCGTCGCCGGGTCGTCGAACCGGGCGATCGTCCGGCCGTCGACGCGCGAGGACCGGCCCGTGCCGCGCTGGTCGAGGAGCACCACCCGGTGCGTGCGCGTCGCGGTCGCGATCCACCCGCCCGGCATCGGCCGGGGACCGGCCCCACCCGGGCCGCCCTGCAGGAACAGCAGCAGCGGCAGGTCGTCGCCGTCGCGCGTCGGGTCGACCACCTCCCGGGCCAGCACGTGCAGGTCGCCGAACCGGGTCGGCTCGTCCCGGTCGACGGGCACCCGCACGCGGTGGTCACGGACGAGCAGCGCACCGGCGCGGTAGGCCGTCGCGGGCTCGGCGGTCGCAGGATCGGCAGGGGTCGTCAGGCTCACCGTCCGACCCTACGACCCGTCACCGACGGGCAGGTACGACGGGCAGGTACGACGAACCCCTCCGACGTCGGGGCACGCCAGGAGGGGTCCGCCGGCCGGCACAGACGACCCTCGCCCGAAGGCGCCCGGCCACCTTGCCGCAGTGCGTGCGCCGGCTCGTCCAGGACGGCCCGCCGCACCACCAGCGTGCGCCCTCCCGTCGCGGACGGCCCAGGGACGATCGTCCTCGCGGGCCCGACCGAGTCGGCCCAGGCCCCTCGCCAGGGCGGGCGGTCGGCTGGCACGCTGGCGGCATGAGCCCCCTCGAGATCCCCTGTCCCCGTTGCGACGCACCCGCCGGCAGCCCGTGCGTCACGGGCGAGGGCCAGGTGCGCGACCACACCCACCGCCGCCGCGGGATCGCTGCCGCCGCTGCCGGCGACGACCACAGCCCGCAGCCCTGAGCACGGCGCCCGGGGGTCGCCCGCAGCGCGACCCGTAGGCGCCTGGCCTGGGGCGGGGCGGACCGACGGCGTCAGATGCTGACGCCCGTCCCAGGCGGTTCACAGACGCACCACAGGCACGGCGGACTGAATAGGGGACGTCTACCAGACCCCACCCCCCGGAGGTCCTTGTGTCCGCCTACCTTCTCTTCGCGGTCGACCTGATCGCCATCTGCGTGCTCACGTTCGCGGTCTACTTCCCCCGGCACCATCGCCGGGACCTCGTCGTGGCATTCCTCGGCGTCAACGTCGGTGTGCTGGTCGTCGCCGGCGCACTCGCGCAGAGCACGGTCGGCGCGGGCCTCGGGCTCGGGCTGTTCGGCGTGCTGTCGATCATCCGGCTGCGGTCGACCGAGCTGACCCAGCACGAGGTCGCGTACTACTTCGCCGCCCTCGCGCTCGGCCTCCTCGGCGGGCTGGCCGCCGGACCCGTCCTGCTGACGGTCGGCCTGATGGCCCTGCTCGTGCTGGTGCTCGCGCTGGCCGACTCGCCCCGGCTGCTCAGCCGCCACCGGCAGCAGCTCATGGTGCTCGACCAGGCCGTGGTCGACGAGACCGAGCTGGTGGACCGGCTCGAGCAGCTTCTGGGTGCCCGGGTGCTGCGGGCCGACGTGCAGCGGCTCGACCTGGTGAACGACACGACCGTCGTCGAGGTCCGCTACGAGCTGCTGCCCTCGGCCGCGCGCCGGACGGACCCCGTGCCGGCACCCACCGTGGTCCGATCCGTGCCGGACCGTGCCGGCCTGGCACCGGCGGACGTCACGGCCGCCACCGTCTCGCACCTGCCGGCCGGGGTGACCCGATGACCACGACGCTCCCCCGACCCGCCTCCGCCACGACCGACCCTGCGACGGGCCCTGTGACCGACCCTGGGACAGACCCGCTGCACGCGCTGGGCCTGCTCGACCCGATCGACCTCGCCGAGCTCACCGAGCGGGCGTCCCTGCAGACCCGCGTCGACCGCAAGTACGTCGTGCCGCTCACCGAGCTGCCCACCCTGCTGGCCGGGCTCGAGCCCGGGGCCCGGGTGCTGGAGATCGACGGCGGTCGCTCGTTCGCCTACGAGTCGGTGTACTTCGACACCCCCGAGCTGGACTCCTACCTCGGTGCGGCCCGCCGCCGGCGCCGCCGCTACAAGGTCCGCACGCGCACCTACGTCGACTCGGCGCTGTGCTGGGTCGAGGTGAAGACCCGTGGCCCGCGCGGCTGCACCGTCAAGACGCGCCTGCCGCACGACGTGCACTCCCGGGCGGTGCTCACGGGCGACGCGACGGTGTTCACGCACCACGTGCTCAGCGAGGCCGACGTGGCCCCGCCCGCCGCAGAGGACGAGGTCGCCGGCACGCCGCTGACCCCGACCCTGGTCAGCCGGTACCGCCGCACGACGATCCACCTGCCGGCGACCGACAGCCGCACGACGATCGACACCGACCTGGAGTGGATCGACCCCGTCGACGGCGAGCGCATCACGTTCGACGGTTACGCGATCGTCGAGACGAAGACCGGCTCGACACCGTCCTCCACCGACCGCCTGCTGTGGCGGCACGGCCACCGCCCCGTGCGGATCTCCAAGTACGGCACCGGCATGGCCGTGCTGCACCCCGACCTGCCCGCGACCCCGTGGCGACGTGTGCTCGACCGGCACGTCCTGCCTGCGGTCGCGTGACCTGCCTCCACCCCCACGACTCCTGAGAGGGAGACCCCCATGCGACGCCCCACCCTGAAGCTGCTCCTGCCCGCGGCGCTCACCGCCGCGCTCCTCGTCGGCTGCTCCTCGACGACCGACGCGACCGACTCGACCGGCTCGGACACCGCGTCGGGCACCGTGATCGAGGCGGCCACCGACGCCGACCTGACCGTCGAGTCCGCGATGGCCGCGAACACCGCCGCCGAGACCGTCGAGTCCACGTGGGACGAGTCCGCCGAGGTGACGATCGCCCTGACCGGCTCGTCGGCCACGGTCGACGGCGACGGCGTGAGCGTCGACGGCTCGACGGTCACGATCACCGCGCCGGGCACGTACCGGGTGTCCGGGACGCTGGACGACGGCTCGCTCGTCGTGAACAGCACGGGTGACGGGCTCGTGCGGATCGTGCTCGACGACGCGTCCCTGTCGAGCACGACGACCTCGCCGCTGCAGGTCACCGACGCGACCGCGGTCGCCGTCGTCCTGGAGGACGGCACGGCCAACAGCCTGTCCGACGCGAGCGAGTACGTGTACGCCGCGGACGTCGACGAGCCCAACGCGGCCCTGTTCTCGACCGCCGACCTGACCATCACGGGCACCGGTTCGCTCGACGTGCAGGGCAACGCGAACGACGGCATCGCGAGCAAGGACGGTCTGGTCATCGAGTCCGGCACGATCACGGTCGACGCGGTCGACGACGCGATCCGGGGGAAGGACTACGTCGTGGTCAACGGCGGCACGCTCGACGTGACGGCCGGCGGCGACGGCATCAAGTCCGACAACGACGAGGACGCCGCCCTCGGCTACGTCTACGTCTCCGGCGGCGACCTCACGGTGACGGCGGTCGACGACGGCCTCACCGCGACCACCGACGTCATCGTCGGCGGCGGCACGATCGCCGTGCAGACCGGCGGGGGCGCCGGTGCGTCCGTCGCGGACGACGCCACGCCGAAGGGCCTGGTCGGCGACGTGTCGGTGGTGATCGGCGGCGGCACGCTGCTCGTCGACGCGGCGGACGACGCCGTGCACTCCGGCGGGGTCGTGTCCGTGGCCGACGGCGTGCTCACGCTCGCCTCGGGCGACGACGGCATCCACGCCGACAACGCGTTGCAGATCAGCGGCGGCGCGATCGAGGTCACCGACTCGTACGAGGGTCTCGAGGCCGGGCAGATCACGGTCGCCGGCGGTGACGTGTCGGTGATCGCGAGCGACGACGGCGTGAACGCCGCGTCCTCCACCGAGGACGCCACGGAGGACACCTCGGGCGACGCCGCTGCCGGTCCGGGCGGGGAGATGGCGACCGACGCGAACGCGCTGGTCACGATCTCGGGCGGCTCGCTGTACGTCGAGTCGGAGGGCGACGGCCTGGACTCCAACGGGTCCATGGTGATGACCGGTGGCACGGTCGTCGTGGCGGGCCCGACGAACTCGGGCAACGGCGCGCTCGACTTCAACGGCACGTTCGAGGTCTCCGGCGGCGAGCTCATCGCCGTGGGTGCGGCCGGCATGGCGCAGACCCCGACGGACGGGTCGTCGCAGTCGTTCGTCGGCTTCACGATGTCGACGACCGAGGGCGACGGGTCGGTCGTGCACGTGCTCGACGCGGACGGGAACGTCGTGGCCTCGTTCCAGGCCACCAAGAGCTTCTCGTCGGTCGTGTACACCTCCTCCGACATCACCTCGGGCGAGGAGTACACGCTCTCGGTCGGCGGCTCGGTCGGCGACGACGCGGTGAACGGGCTCTCGCACTCCGGTGACGCCGACGGTGCGTCCTCGGTGGGGACCGCGACGGCGGGCACCGTCATCGCGGGCATGGGCGGGGGCGGCGGGATGGCTGGTGGCGACGGCGGCGGGCGTCAGCGCCCCTGACCCTTCACGGCACGGCAAGACGCTCCGGCCCGGATCTCCTTGCGAGGTCCGGGCCGGAATGCGTCACGGCCGGCACGGGTTGTGCACGTCATGCCTCTGACTGGTGAGTACGCGCCGAGCACGTCCGAGTGGGCCCGCGAGCAGGCCGAGCTCTACGAACGCACCGACGGCCGCGAGGGCAACCTGCTGCAGGGCCGCCCGGTCATCATCCTGACGACGTTGGGCGCCCGGTCGGGCAAGCTGCGCAAGACCGCGCTCATGCGGGTCGAGCACGACGGCGAGTACGTCGTGGTCGCCTCGAAGGGCGGGGCGCCCGAGCACCCGGCCTGGTACGGCAACCTGGTCGAGCACCCGCTGGCCGAGCTGCAGGACGGGGCCGTCCGACGCGACTACACGGTGCGCGAGCTCGAGGGCGCCGAGCGCGAGACGTGGTGGGCGCGGGCCGTGGAGGTCTGGCCGGACTACGTCACCTACACCACGCGCACCGACCGTCTGATCCCGCTGCTGCTGCTCACGCCCGTCACCGACTGACCGGGCGTGACCCGGGCCTGACCCCGGCCTGGTCCGGCCTGGTCCGCAAGCCACTCCCAGAGACGACGGAGGGGCGGGCACCCGCAGGTGCCCGCCCCTCCGCATGCTCACGTCGATCAGACGAGCGGCACGCCCGCGGCGTCGACGGACCACTTCGGGTCCTTCGAGACGAGGTAGATGATGCCCTCGATGAAGCCCCAGAGGCCGGCGACACCGAACGTCACGATGGACAGCACGAGCTGGATGACGGCCTTCTGGGTGAAGCCCAGGTAGAAGTTGTGCACACCCAGCGAGCCCAGCAGGATGCCGAGCACACCGACGATGACGCGCGACTTGCCCTCGGGGGCGACGCCGTAGGCGGGGACCGGCGCGGGCGCGGGAACCTGGTCGGACATGAGTTCTCCTCGTTGGTGGGGGCCCGCTCGGCAGCGGGCGCGCGCCGAAGAGTACCGATGAATCGGCCTCGTTGATGTCCGTTTCGTCCGAATATCCGTGAGTTCACCCAGGCGGCCCACAGGAATCACCCACAGGGGCCTCGGCGACGCCCTCAGACCCCGGGTTCAGCGCTCTCGGTCTGCGTGGCGGCCCGCACGGCGAGCTGGCTGTGCCGGTAGGAGTACGTCCCGTAGACGACCATGCCGACGGCCAGCCAGACGGCGAACCGGATCCAGGTCAGGGTCGTCAGGTTGAGCATGAGCCACAGGCACGCGAGCCCCGCGACGATCGGCAGCACGGGCGACCACGGCACCCGGAACCCGCGCGCCAGGTCCGGTCGCGTCCGCCTCAGGATCGGCACCCCGAAGCTCACGAGCACGAACGCGGACAGCGTCCCGATGTTGATCATCTCCTCGAGCAGCTCCACGCGGGAGAACCCGGCGATGAGCGCCACGACGATCCCGACGCCGATCTGCAGGCGGGCCGGCGTGTGGAACCGGTGGTGCGTCTTGGACACCGAGCGGGGCAGCAGGCCGTCACGGCTCATCGCGAAGACCACGCGGGTCAGGCCGAGCAGCAGGACGAGCAGCACCGACGTGAGGCCGACGAGGATGCCGACCGAGATGATCTTGCCCGCCCAGTCCGCGCCGACCAGCACGAACGCCGTGGTCAGCGACGGGCTGCCGGAGGCGGCGAGGTCCTGGTAGCTGACCATGCCCGTGACGACGACCGTCACCAGGATGTACAGCACGGTGACGATGGCCAGGCCGCCGAGGATGCCGCGCGGGACGGTCCGCTGCGGGTCCTTCGTCTCCTCCGCGGTGGTCGCCACGACGTCGAAGCCGATGAACGCGAAGAACACGAGCGCGGCACCGGACAGGATGCCGACGACCCCGTACGTCGAGGGCTGCATGCCGGACAGGAACGCGAACAGCGGCTGGTCGAGCGCGGTCGCCCCGGCGGCGGGCTGCGACGGCGGCACGAACGGCGTGTAGTTCGCCTTGTCGATGTAGAAGAAGCCGGCGACGACGACGAACAGGGTGATGGCGATCTTGATGATCGTGAACACGCTGTTCACCCGCGCGGACAGGCGTGTGCCGATGACCAGCAGCGTCGTGAAGATCGCGGTGATGAGCACCGGTCCCCACTCCATGTCGACCGGCCCGAGGTGCAGCGTCGTCGGGATCCCGATGCCGAACAGCCCGAACGCGTCCGCGAGGTAGACGCCCCAGAACTTCGCGATGACGGCGGCGGCCAGCAGCATCTCGAGGATGAGGTCCCAGCCGATGATCCAGGCGGCGAGCTCGCCCATGGTCGCGTAGGAGAACGTGTACGCGGAGCCGGCGACGGGCAGCGTCGAGGCGAACTCGGCGTAGCACATGATCGCCAGGCCGCACACGACCGAGGCGATGAGGAACGAGACGATGACCGACGGTCCGGCGTAGTTCGCGGCGGCGGTGGCACCGACGGAGAAGATGCCGGCACCGACCGCGACGGCCACGCCGAGCACGGCGAGGTCCCAGGCGG
Coding sequences within:
- a CDS encoding DUF4956 domain-containing protein, which translates into the protein MSAYLLFAVDLIAICVLTFAVYFPRHHRRDLVVAFLGVNVGVLVVAGALAQSTVGAGLGLGLFGVLSIIRLRSTELTQHEVAYYFAALALGLLGGLAAGPVLLTVGLMALLVLVLALADSPRLLSRHRQQLMVLDQAVVDETELVDRLEQLLGARVLRADVQRLDLVNDTTVVEVRYELLPSAARRTDPVPAPTVVRSVPDRAGLAPADVTAATVSHLPAGVTR
- a CDS encoding amino acid permease → MASNRSVLRRKSVEETLAAVDDPERSLTRTLTAWDLAVLGVAVAVGAGIFSVGATAAANYAGPSVIVSFLIASVVCGLAIMCYAEFASTLPVAGSAYTFSYATMGELAAWIIGWDLILEMLLAAAVIAKFWGVYLADAFGLFGIGIPTTLHLGPVDMEWGPVLITAIFTTLLVIGTRLSARVNSVFTIIKIAITLFVVVAGFFYIDKANYTPFVPPSQPAAGATALDQPLFAFLSGMQPSTYGVVGILSGAALVFFAFIGFDVVATTAEETKDPQRTVPRGILGGLAIVTVLYILVTVVVTGMVSYQDLAASGSPSLTTAFVLVGADWAGKIISVGILVGLTSVLLVLLLGLTRVVFAMSRDGLLPRSVSKTHHRFHTPARLQIGVGIVVALIAGFSRVELLEEMINIGTLSAFVLVSFGVPILRRTRPDLARGFRVPWSPVLPIVAGLACLWLMLNLTTLTWIRFAVWLAVGMVVYGTYSYRHSQLAVRAATQTESAEPGV
- a CDS encoding polyphosphate polymerase domain-containing protein; this encodes MTTTLPRPASATTDPATGPVTDPGTDPLHALGLLDPIDLAELTERASLQTRVDRKYVVPLTELPTLLAGLEPGARVLEIDGGRSFAYESVYFDTPELDSYLGAARRRRRRYKVRTRTYVDSALCWVEVKTRGPRGCTVKTRLPHDVHSRAVLTGDATVFTHHVLSEADVAPPAAEDEVAGTPLTPTLVSRYRRTTIHLPATDSRTTIDTDLEWIDPVDGERITFDGYAIVETKTGSTPSSTDRLLWRHGHRPVRISKYGTGMAVLHPDLPATPWRRVLDRHVLPAVA
- a CDS encoding alpha/beta fold hydrolase, giving the protein MSLTTPADPATAEPATAYRAGALLVRDHRVRVPVDRDEPTRFGDLHVLAREVVDPTRDGDDLPLLLFLQGGPGGAGPRPMPGGWIATATRTHRVVLLDQRGTGRSSRVDGRTIARFDDPATAADFLACFRADAIVEDAEAVRAQVFGGRRWATLGQSYGGFLTLTYLSRHPEALTACYVTGGLPGVTASAPDVYRATYPRQAARNRELARLYPDDPAVLGRLADRLAAGDVRLPTGDPFSVRRLQTLGGPLGMSTGIDALHWLLETAFDEDGEPSAAFAATVAQQTGFDTNPLYAVLQEVIYHQGEVVGGWAAQAEHQRWSAFAETARPLQLTGEAMFRWMYDEHTALRPFAGAVDALAARTSWPALYDLDRLARNEVPVAAVQYYDDPYVDLDLALGTASAVGNAQVWVTNEHLHDGLRVAGDVILPRLMDLAAGTWSVTGR
- a CDS encoding zinc finger domain-containing protein; this translates as MSPLEIPCPRCDAPAGSPCVTGEGQVRDHTHRRRGIAAAAAGDDHSPQP
- a CDS encoding nitroreductase family deazaflavin-dependent oxidoreductase; its protein translation is MPLTGEYAPSTSEWAREQAELYERTDGREGNLLQGRPVIILTTLGARSGKLRKTALMRVEHDGEYVVVASKGGAPEHPAWYGNLVEHPLAELQDGAVRRDYTVRELEGAERETWWARAVEVWPDYVTYTTRTDRLIPLLLLTPVTD
- a CDS encoding TM2 domain-containing protein; the encoded protein is MSDQVPAPAPVPAYGVAPEGKSRVIVGVLGILLGSLGVHNFYLGFTQKAVIQLVLSIVTFGVAGLWGFIEGIIYLVSKDPKWSVDAAGVPLV
- a CDS encoding carbohydrate-binding domain-containing protein is translated as MRRPTLKLLLPAALTAALLVGCSSTTDATDSTGSDTASGTVIEAATDADLTVESAMAANTAAETVESTWDESAEVTIALTGSSATVDGDGVSVDGSTVTITAPGTYRVSGTLDDGSLVVNSTGDGLVRIVLDDASLSSTTTSPLQVTDATAVAVVLEDGTANSLSDASEYVYAADVDEPNAALFSTADLTITGTGSLDVQGNANDGIASKDGLVIESGTITVDAVDDAIRGKDYVVVNGGTLDVTAGGDGIKSDNDEDAALGYVYVSGGDLTVTAVDDGLTATTDVIVGGGTIAVQTGGGAGASVADDATPKGLVGDVSVVIGGGTLLVDAADDAVHSGGVVSVADGVLTLASGDDGIHADNALQISGGAIEVTDSYEGLEAGQITVAGGDVSVIASDDGVNAASSTEDATEDTSGDAAAGPGGEMATDANALVTISGGSLYVESEGDGLDSNGSMVMTGGTVVVAGPTNSGNGALDFNGTFEVSGGELIAVGAAGMAQTPTDGSSQSFVGFTMSTTEGDGSVVHVLDADGNVVASFQATKSFSSVVYTSSDITSGEEYTLSVGGSVGDDAVNGLSHSGDADGASSVGTATAGTVIAGMGGGGGMAGGDGGGRQRP